The following proteins come from a genomic window of Phnomibacter ginsenosidimutans:
- the hutI gene encoding imidazolonepropionase produces MKQLFINIRQLVGVQQPAQPLRGEALGQLPLLENAYLQVVDGRIASFGAMSEVTTDMLHEASNIIDAAGRLLLPGFVDSHTHLVFAGTREAEFVLKLQGASYAAIAAAGGGIHSTAAKVQAASEDALYEAAWQRLQALMKTGTTAIEIKSGYGLTLEAELKMLRVIQRLKQTAPIPIKATFLGAHALPKNFADNRDAFVDALIQHWLPKVADEGLADFVDVFCEAGFFTPEETIRIARAAAALWMPAKLHVNQLQVSGGVQAAVAVNALSADHLECMDEAAIQTLAGSNTIGTMLPTAAFFLRLPYPPARQLIAAGAALALASDYNPGSSPSGYMQWVLALACIQMKMTPAEAINAMTINAAFALQLEEEVGSIAVGKRANLLLTKPMSGVDFMAYAFGEQHIEQVYINGLPV; encoded by the coding sequence ATGAAGCAATTGTTTATCAATATACGCCAGCTGGTGGGTGTGCAGCAACCGGCGCAACCCTTGCGGGGCGAGGCTTTGGGCCAACTGCCGCTGTTGGAAAATGCCTACCTGCAAGTGGTGGATGGTCGCATTGCCAGCTTTGGTGCCATGTCGGAGGTAACCACCGATATGCTGCACGAAGCCAGCAATATCATTGATGCTGCCGGCAGGTTATTGTTGCCGGGCTTTGTCGACAGCCATACGCATTTGGTATTTGCCGGCACCCGGGAAGCAGAGTTTGTGCTCAAGTTGCAAGGTGCCAGTTATGCGGCCATTGCAGCAGCTGGCGGTGGTATCCACAGCACGGCTGCCAAAGTGCAGGCTGCCAGCGAAGATGCTTTGTATGAAGCAGCATGGCAACGCCTGCAAGCTTTGATGAAAACAGGCACCACCGCTATTGAAATCAAAAGTGGTTATGGCCTCACACTGGAAGCCGAACTGAAAATGCTGCGGGTGATACAACGCTTAAAGCAAACAGCGCCCATTCCCATCAAAGCCACTTTTTTAGGGGCGCATGCATTGCCCAAAAACTTTGCCGACAACCGCGATGCTTTTGTAGATGCGTTGATACAACATTGGTTGCCCAAAGTAGCCGATGAAGGATTGGCCGATTTTGTAGATGTCTTTTGCGAAGCTGGTTTTTTTACTCCCGAAGAAACCATCCGCATAGCAAGGGCAGCCGCCGCATTGTGGATGCCTGCCAAGTTGCATGTAAATCAATTGCAGGTATCGGGTGGGGTGCAGGCTGCCGTGGCGGTGAATGCGCTTAGCGCCGATCACTTGGAATGCATGGATGAAGCAGCCATTCAAACACTCGCCGGCTCCAATACCATTGGCACCATGTTGCCAACGGCGGCGTTCTTTTTGCGATTGCCATATCCACCAGCAAGGCAGCTCATTGCCGCTGGTGCGGCCTTGGCTTTGGCCAGCGATTACAATCCCGGTTCATCGCCCAGCGGCTACATGCAGTGGGTGCTGGCACTGGCTTGTATTCAAATGAAAATGACGCCGGCAGAAGCCATCAATGCCATGACTATTAATGCGGCATTTGCATTGCAACTGGAAGAGGAAGTGGGCAGTATTGCCGTAGGCAAACGGGCGAATCTCTTGCTCACCAAACCCATGAGTGGCGTGGATTTTATGGCTTACGCCTTTGGCGAACAGCACATTGAACAAGTGTATATAAATGGCCTGCCGGTCTAA
- a CDS encoding helix-turn-helix domain-containing protein yields MRKSIRIPRILKIEAVKGHTVQVMFNNGESRLLDFKQLFKQWRVKTGSPEYVLLDPVAFKKVKLRNGTLSWANAGITIPDENGKPLKVPYEIGPDVLYQASTPTTNVPLPGLGALIRNERIKAGITQGALAQRSGTSRFYISRLENNKTDVELATLRKIVEAGLGKKIKVEIE; encoded by the coding sequence ATGCGCAAGTCCATTAGAATACCCCGCATCTTAAAAATTGAAGCGGTGAAAGGTCATACGGTACAAGTCATGTTCAACAACGGCGAAAGCCGCCTGCTCGATTTTAAGCAACTGTTCAAACAATGGCGGGTGAAAACCGGCAGTCCTGAGTATGTATTGCTCGACCCTGTTGCCTTTAAAAAAGTAAAGCTGCGCAACGGCACTTTGTCTTGGGCCAATGCAGGCATTACCATACCGGATGAAAATGGTAAACCACTAAAAGTACCTTACGAAATAGGCCCAGATGTTTTGTATCAGGCAAGTACTCCCACCACCAACGTACCCTTGCCCGGGTTGGGAGCACTCATCCGCAACGAACGCATTAAAGCAGGCATCACCCAGGGCGCATTGGCGCAACGCAGCGGCACCAGCCGCTTTTACATCTCCCGGTTGGAAAACAACAAAACCGACGTAGAATTGGCCACCCTACGCAAAATAGTAGAAGCCGGTTTGGGGAAGAAGATTAAGGTGGAGATTGAATGA
- a CDS encoding 3-keto-disaccharide hydrolase: MMRIGFAQFRFRCAAVALALLGSQLATQATPMAAAAIEGRWDMTVQFEGKLLPSWLEVMHSGSHRLVGSFVGFGGSARPVSKVEFTDGRMRFTVPPQWEAGDRDFVFEAQLQGDSLVGTMINEEGKQYNWTAHRAPDLVRTKAPVWGTPIKLIAPGGKGWHATGANQWKVENGILINPASGSNLVTDQTFTDFKLHIEFRYPAGSNSGVYLRGRYEIQVEDSYGKQPQKDLLGAVYGFIKPSENAAKKAGEWQSYDITLVGRFVTIVANGKTIVCHQEIPGITGGALDSNEGAAGPIMLQGDHGAVEYHNIVITPAK; encoded by the coding sequence ATGATGCGCATTGGCTTTGCCCAATTTCGTTTTCGCTGTGCGGCAGTGGCGCTGGCCCTGCTCGGCAGCCAGCTTGCTACACAGGCTACGCCCATGGCCGCAGCCGCCATTGAAGGCCGCTGGGATATGACGGTTCAATTTGAAGGGAAGCTCCTGCCTTCGTGGCTGGAAGTAATGCACAGCGGATCGCACCGGCTGGTGGGTTCGTTTGTGGGTTTTGGCGGCAGTGCCCGCCCGGTTTCGAAAGTAGAATTTACGGATGGCCGGATGCGGTTTACCGTGCCGCCACAGTGGGAGGCCGGCGACCGCGACTTTGTGTTTGAAGCGCAACTGCAGGGCGATAGCCTGGTGGGCACCATGATCAACGAAGAAGGCAAGCAATACAACTGGACGGCGCATCGTGCCCCCGACCTGGTGCGTACCAAAGCGCCGGTGTGGGGTACACCCATCAAGCTGATTGCTCCGGGTGGCAAGGGCTGGCATGCTACGGGTGCCAACCAGTGGAAGGTGGAAAACGGCATCCTCATCAACCCGGCATCGGGCTCCAATCTGGTAACGGATCAGACTTTTACCGATTTCAAATTGCACATTGAGTTTCGCTATCCGGCGGGTAGCAACAGTGGCGTGTACCTGCGGGGCCGCTACGAAATACAGGTGGAAGACAGCTATGGCAAACAGCCGCAAAAAGATTTGCTGGGGGCCGTGTATGGCTTTATTAAACCCAGCGAAAATGCCGCCAAAAAAGCAGGCGAGTGGCAGAGCTACGACATTACGCTGGTGGGCCGTTTTGTAACGATTGTAGCCAATGGCAAAACCATTGTGTGCCACCAGGAAATACCGGGCATTACCGGTGGTGCACTGGATAGCAATGAGGGTGCGGCCGGCCCCATTATGCTGCAGGGCGACCATGGTGCGGTGGAGTATCACAATATTGTGATTACGCCAGCGAAGTGA
- a CDS encoding N-acyl-D-amino-acid deacylase family protein, with protein sequence MWRIFFSMMLIASANISAAQQSTLIQQVLIADGSGKPMYKGSVRIAGNRIVAVGSIKALPGENIVQGNGQILAPGFIDTHSHLYGYLDEAPEALAALNQGVTTIITGQDGESDWIDSIKAQLAKRPVAVNVATYTGQTSLREIAMGANDIYRSSTAKELSTMQQKLQQELQQGSLGLSTGLEYEGSFYSHPDEVVALAKTTAQYGGRYMSHIRSEDIHMDAAIDEILKIGQQTNIPVQISHIKIALKDKWGTAPALLRKLDSARKAGIMVTADCYPYDFWNSTIRVLFPNKDFNSLAAATYATEHLFDPAGSVMVRYAPHKNYVGKTVAEIAQLRKETAAQTLLYMVAAADSFRKANPDAGGVETIMGKSMYEKDIADFMQWPYTNMCSDGGNGGHPRGYGSFTRILHQYVTVQKVLSWELAIHKMTALAAQQTGIQQRGRIAVGYFADLVLIDPTTVKDNASIANPKALSNGIQSVWVNGVLAYQQLQHTGKFPGVFVSRL encoded by the coding sequence ATGTGGCGTATCTTTTTTTCGATGATGCTGATTGCTTCGGCAAACATTTCAGCAGCACAACAGTCAACCCTCATTCAGCAGGTGCTGATAGCTGATGGCAGCGGCAAACCCATGTACAAAGGCTCGGTACGCATTGCGGGCAATCGCATTGTGGCCGTGGGTTCAATCAAGGCATTGCCCGGCGAAAACATTGTACAAGGTAATGGACAAATTTTAGCACCGGGCTTTATTGATACGCATAGTCATTTGTATGGCTACCTTGATGAAGCACCTGAAGCATTGGCAGCATTGAATCAAGGCGTTACCACCATCATAACCGGGCAAGATGGTGAAAGTGATTGGATAGACAGCATCAAAGCACAACTGGCAAAACGTCCCGTAGCGGTGAACGTGGCTACTTACACCGGTCAAACCAGCCTGAGGGAAATAGCCATGGGTGCCAACGATATTTACCGCAGCAGTACTGCAAAAGAACTCAGCACCATGCAGCAAAAACTACAGCAAGAATTGCAGCAAGGCTCGTTGGGATTAAGCACCGGACTCGAATACGAAGGTTCTTTTTACAGCCATCCCGATGAAGTAGTGGCGCTGGCCAAAACAACTGCACAGTACGGCGGCCGTTACATGAGCCATATCCGCAGTGAAGACATACACATGGATGCTGCCATTGATGAAATTCTCAAAATTGGTCAGCAGACCAATATTCCGGTGCAGATTTCACACATTAAAATTGCGTTGAAAGACAAATGGGGCACCGCTCCTGCCCTGCTGCGCAAACTCGATTCTGCCCGCAAAGCCGGCATCATGGTTACCGCCGATTGCTACCCGTATGATTTTTGGAACAGCACCATCCGGGTATTGTTTCCCAACAAAGATTTTAACAGTCTGGCTGCAGCTACCTACGCTACCGAACATTTGTTCGACCCTGCAGGCAGTGTGATGGTTCGTTATGCGCCCCACAAAAACTATGTGGGCAAAACGGTAGCCGAGATTGCCCAGCTGCGCAAAGAGACTGCCGCACAAACCCTGCTGTACATGGTGGCCGCTGCAGATAGTTTCCGCAAGGCCAACCCCGATGCCGGCGGTGTAGAAACCATCATGGGTAAATCGATGTATGAAAAAGACATTGCCGATTTTATGCAGTGGCCATACACCAACATGTGCAGCGATGGTGGCAATGGCGGCCATCCGAGAGGCTATGGCAGTTTTACCAGAATACTGCATCAATACGTAACCGTGCAAAAAGTATTGAGCTGGGAATTGGCCATTCATAAAATGACGGCACTGGCAGCACAACAAACCGGCATACAACAACGTGGCCGTATTGCTGTCGGCTATTTTGCAGACCTCGTATTGATAGATCCAACCACTGTAAAAGACAATGCCAGCATTGCCAACCCCAAGGCGCTGAGCAATGGCATACAAAGCGTTTGGGTAAATGGTGTACTGGCCTATCAACAACTGCAACACACCGGAAAGTTTCCCGGCGTTTTTGTTTCCCGATTGTAA
- a CDS encoding DUF4160 domain-containing protein, with product MPTLSIIDGIKIDVYSRDHPPPHFHALYAGHEELIVINNLTTYAGKLPVAQRRKVIAWASTRQAWLMQVFNQLNP from the coding sequence ATGCCCACACTCAGCATTATCGACGGCATTAAAATTGACGTGTACAGCCGCGACCATCCGCCACCACACTTTCATGCCCTTTATGCCGGGCACGAAGAGCTCATTGTCATCAACAACCTGACAACCTATGCTGGCAAACTGCCAGTGGCACAGCGAAGAAAAGTAATAGCATGGGCCAGTACCAGACAAGCCTGGTTGATGCAGGTGTTCAATCAACTAAATCCGTGA
- a CDS encoding biotin/lipoyl-containing protein — protein sequence MSDQQQAFLVKANGFVFTLTESDMAQADIVAEANHVYHLIYQHQSVNGKVLDASPDHKTMQVEVHGNTHDVNIKDSLDQMLDSMGYSAAGSKHIKEVKAPMPGLVLSVSVEAGQQVQEGDRLLILEAMKMENSIMIHAAATIKSVLVKAGQAVDKGQVLVVLE from the coding sequence ATGTCTGACCAACAACAGGCCTTTCTGGTAAAGGCCAACGGATTTGTATTTACGCTTACCGAAAGCGACATGGCACAAGCCGATATTGTGGCGGAAGCTAACCATGTGTACCATCTTATATACCAGCATCAGTCGGTAAACGGGAAAGTGCTGGATGCTTCGCCCGACCACAAAACCATGCAGGTAGAAGTGCACGGCAATACCCACGATGTGAACATCAAAGACAGCCTCGATCAAATGCTCGACAGCATGGGCTACAGCGCTGCCGGCAGCAAGCACATCAAAGAAGTAAAAGCACCCATGCCGGGCCTCGTATTGAGTGTGTCGGTTGAAGCCGGCCAGCAAGTGCAGGAAGGCGACCGCCTGCTGATACTCGAAGCCATGAAAATGGAAAACAGCATCATGATACATGCTGCAGCCACCATCAAATCAGTATTGGTAAAAGCCGGACAAGCCGTAGACAAAGGACAGGTGCTCGTAGTGCTCGAATAA
- a CDS encoding DUF1611 domain-containing protein, protein MTNIASLPTAIVLTDGMLHESDAKTAHGLIRGTERFHIAAIIDATHAGKDAGEVLDGQHRNIPVLPDVQTALAQIPDIQFCIIGIATVGGILPAHFKPILHSCLEHGISLVNGLHDYLNDMPDMQELAAKHGTQLIDIRKPKRRQDLHFWDASIFEVTAPIVAVIGTDCALGKRTTCRLLLQACQQSNINAQMIYTGQTGWLQGGKYGFIFDSTLNDFISGELEHAITSCWKETGADIIFIEGQSALRNPSGPCGSEMLVSGNAKHVVLVHAPKRTYYDRLPHWGAIHSLESEVALIAAYGAKVIAIALNTEHCSTEEAFAFQQQYEQALGIPVLLPLQEGVQKALPILQSLIA, encoded by the coding sequence ATGACAAACATTGCTTCTCTTCCTACAGCCATAGTACTCACCGATGGCATGCTTCACGAATCGGATGCTAAAACTGCACATGGCCTTATTCGTGGTACAGAGCGTTTTCACATTGCAGCCATTATTGATGCCACACATGCCGGTAAAGACGCCGGCGAAGTGCTCGATGGACAACACCGCAACATACCTGTGTTGCCCGATGTACAAACAGCACTGGCACAAATACCCGACATCCAGTTTTGCATCATTGGTATTGCTACGGTAGGTGGCATTTTACCGGCACATTTCAAACCCATTTTGCATAGCTGTTTGGAGCATGGCATTTCATTAGTGAATGGCCTTCACGACTACCTGAATGATATGCCTGACATGCAAGAGCTGGCAGCAAAACATGGTACTCAACTCATCGACATTCGCAAGCCCAAACGCCGGCAGGATTTGCATTTTTGGGATGCTTCGATTTTTGAAGTAACCGCTCCTATTGTAGCTGTCATTGGCACCGACTGTGCATTGGGCAAAAGAACGACCTGCAGATTGCTGCTGCAAGCCTGCCAGCAATCCAACATAAATGCGCAGATGATTTACACCGGACAAACAGGATGGCTGCAAGGCGGTAAATATGGTTTCATTTTCGATTCTACCCTCAACGATTTTATCAGTGGTGAACTTGAACATGCCATCACCAGCTGCTGGAAAGAAACCGGTGCCGACATCATTTTCATTGAAGGGCAAAGTGCCCTGCGCAATCCCAGTGGTCCTTGTGGTTCGGAAATGCTGGTATCGGGCAATGCCAAGCATGTGGTGCTGGTGCATGCGCCCAAACGCACTTACTATGATCGCCTGCCGCATTGGGGTGCTATTCATTCTCTGGAGTCGGAAGTGGCCTTGATTGCTGCCTATGGTGCTAAGGTGATAGCCATTGCCTTGAATACCGAACATTGCAGCACCGAAGAAGCGTTTGCCTTTCAGCAGCAGTACGAGCAGGCGCTGGGCATACCGGTACTGCTGCCACTACAGGAAGGCGTACAAAAAGCATTGCCCATTCTTCAATCACTCATTGCATAG
- a CDS encoding glycerophosphodiester phosphodiesterase family protein, with product MMRRGLYGLLFLAVLTLGCSSSRKSSNTPADFFQYQPGKAAAISAHRGGGDYKGYPENCIESFAWLAAQMPVTIECDISMSKDSVLLMMHDDSYNRTTTGSGKISDSLFAYSQTLLLKDNMGNLTNFRIPTLEQVLAWGSNKVTYTLDVKRSVPFEKVVALVQQYKAHRYAAIITYNAQDAAKVHQLDKEVMISVTIRNEEEYNRHKALGIPDNRMIAFVGTREPNSTWLQTLHSKGIRCILGTLGNLDKMAAAKSDTLYQSWYKAGADMMSTDRPLEAWKALQQ from the coding sequence ATGATGCGTCGTGGTTTGTACGGGTTGCTTTTTCTGGCAGTGTTGACATTGGGTTGCAGCAGCAGCCGCAAGAGCAGCAACACGCCGGCTGATTTTTTTCAATACCAACCCGGTAAAGCAGCAGCCATTAGTGCCCACCGCGGTGGCGGCGATTACAAAGGCTACCCCGAAAACTGCATCGAATCGTTTGCCTGGCTGGCAGCACAAATGCCCGTGACCATTGAATGCGACATCAGTATGAGCAAAGACAGCGTACTGCTGATGATGCACGACGACAGCTATAACCGCACTACCACCGGCAGCGGCAAAATCAGCGATTCATTGTTTGCCTACAGCCAAACCCTGCTGCTGAAAGACAACATGGGCAACCTCACCAACTTTCGCATTCCTACATTGGAACAAGTGCTGGCATGGGGCAGCAACAAAGTGACTTACACCCTCGATGTAAAACGCAGTGTGCCTTTCGAAAAAGTTGTGGCGCTGGTGCAGCAATACAAAGCCCATCGCTATGCTGCCATCATTACCTACAATGCACAGGATGCAGCCAAAGTACACCAGCTCGATAAAGAGGTGATGATTTCTGTAACCATCCGCAACGAAGAAGAATACAACCGCCACAAAGCCTTGGGCATACCCGACAACCGCATGATTGCTTTTGTGGGTACCCGTGAGCCCAACAGTACCTGGCTGCAAACCCTGCACAGCAAAGGCATCCGCTGCATACTCGGCACATTAGGCAACCTCGACAAAATGGCGGCTGCCAAAAGCGATACGCTGTACCAAAGCTGGTACAAAGCCGGTGCCGACATGATGAGTACCGACCGGCCACTGGAGGCATGGAAAGCCCTGCAGCAATAA
- a CDS encoding START domain-containing protein produces the protein MQIVTSIQRFVLLLVLLAAVQFAQAQDAWKLKKDEDGVQVYMQTKEGSPFKIVKTVTVLNTTLTKVAAVLLDVMKTPEWVYGTKTCSILKQESPQVVYYYAEIEMPWPASNRDFAIRISMSQNPQTKVITVLAENQPTFTPEKKGLVRIQHSAGKWTISPAGAGKVRVEYVLQVDPGGSLPAGIVNMFSYEGPFESFRSLQRQVDKPAYANVKIPFIVE, from the coding sequence ATGCAAATAGTTACTTCTATACAACGCTTTGTACTGCTGCTGGTTCTGCTGGCTGCTGTCCAGTTTGCACAAGCACAAGATGCCTGGAAACTCAAGAAAGATGAAGATGGCGTACAGGTATACATGCAAACCAAGGAAGGTTCGCCGTTTAAGATTGTAAAAACAGTAACGGTGCTCAACACTACGCTGACGAAAGTAGCAGCCGTATTGCTGGATGTGATGAAAACGCCGGAGTGGGTGTATGGTACTAAAACCTGCAGCATACTCAAGCAGGAATCGCCACAGGTGGTGTACTACTATGCCGAAATAGAAATGCCCTGGCCGGCCAGCAACCGTGATTTTGCCATTCGCATTTCGATGTCGCAAAACCCGCAAACAAAAGTGATTACGGTGCTGGCCGAAAACCAGCCCACTTTTACACCGGAGAAAAAAGGATTGGTCCGCATACAGCATTCGGCGGGTAAGTGGACGATTTCGCCTGCAGGTGCCGGTAAAGTACGTGTAGAGTATGTGCTACAAGTTGACCCCGGAGGCAGCCTGCCCGCTGGCATCGTCAATATGTTTTCGTATGAAGGGCCTTTTGAATCGTTCCGCAGCCTGCAGCGCCAGGTAGACAAGCCAGCGTATGCCAATGTGAAGATTCCGTTTATTGTGGAGTGA
- a CDS encoding mandelate racemase/muconate lactonizing enzyme family protein, which translates to MNITRIQARLEKLPLKVPYTIAYKTITDTEIVFLEITLSNGITGIGAANPFEEVVGETPAQTLHNLQQDFLQQFLGRDIRRFRSMIAEASIQYAHQPGTIAAIDLALHDAFGKYLGIPIVDFYGRKHRQLPTSVTIGIQSVADTLHMAKDLTQQGFTVLKVKTGLSVAEDAERIIKLREQCGTDMRIRVDANQGYTLDMLRHFLEQTVAANVELIEQPLPVGQDAQLNALPIVQRSQLCADESLTDVHTAWRLSHPPAPYGIYNIKLMKCGGILPALDIANIAATAGIRLFWGCNDESLASIAGALHVAYSCPHTRYLDLDGSFDLSRDFVHGGFKLFNGQMLLSDQPGLGIEWE; encoded by the coding sequence ATGAACATTACCCGTATACAAGCCCGTTTGGAAAAGTTGCCGCTCAAGGTTCCTTATACCATTGCCTACAAAACCATTACCGATACAGAAATTGTATTTCTGGAAATAACGCTGAGCAATGGCATTACAGGCATTGGTGCGGCCAATCCGTTTGAAGAAGTGGTGGGCGAAACACCGGCGCAAACATTGCACAATTTGCAGCAGGATTTTCTGCAGCAATTTTTGGGCAGAGATATCCGGCGCTTCCGGTCGATGATTGCTGAAGCCAGCATACAATACGCCCATCAGCCAGGCACCATTGCAGCTATTGACTTGGCCCTGCACGATGCCTTCGGCAAATACCTCGGCATTCCCATTGTTGATTTTTACGGCCGCAAACACCGGCAGCTACCCACTTCTGTTACCATCGGCATTCAATCGGTAGCCGACACCTTACACATGGCCAAAGACCTGACGCAACAAGGCTTTACAGTATTGAAAGTAAAAACAGGATTGTCGGTAGCAGAAGACGCAGAACGCATCATCAAACTGCGGGAGCAATGTGGCACCGACATGAGAATTCGGGTGGATGCCAACCAAGGATATACCTTGGATATGCTGCGTCATTTTTTGGAACAAACAGTAGCAGCGAATGTGGAGTTGATAGAACAACCATTACCCGTAGGGCAAGATGCACAGTTGAATGCTTTGCCCATTGTACAACGGTCGCAGCTCTGTGCCGATGAATCGCTGACGGATGTGCATACTGCGTGGCGGTTGAGTCATCCGCCTGCACCCTACGGCATTTACAATATCAAGCTCATGAAATGTGGGGGAATACTGCCAGCACTTGATATTGCCAACATTGCCGCCACGGCGGGCATTCGTTTGTTTTGGGGTTGTAATGATGAGAGCTTGGCCAGCATAGCCGGCGCCCTGCACGTAGCTTACAGCTGCCCGCATACCCGCTACCTCGATTTGGATGGCAGCTTCGACCTCAGCCGCGATTTTGTACACGGCGGTTTCAAGTTGTTCAACGGACAAATGCTGCTGAGTGATCAACCGGGATTGGGAATTGAGTGGGAATGA
- a CDS encoding acetyl-CoA carboxylase biotin carboxylase subunit, which produces MRKILVANRGEIALRIMRTIRKMGIKAVAVYSEADRNSPHVRYADEAVCLGPAPSNQSYLNGDKIIAICKELGVDGIHPGYGFLSENADFAQKVTEAGIEFIGPTPEAMRIMGSKLAAKESVKQYNIPMVPGIDKAIEDVQLAKEVADQIGYPILIKASAGGGGKGMRIVERPEDMQEQMERAISEATSSFGDGSVFIEKYVSSPRHIEVQVVADKYGNVIHGLERECSIQRRHQKVVEETPSAIVTPEMREKIGQAAVMVAKSCDYVSTGTVEFLVDDQRNFYFLEMNTRLQVEHPVSEMIIGLDLVEQQIRIARGEVLGITQADIKANGHAIELRVYAEDPLNNFMPSIGTLTRYEKPVGEGIRVDDGYEEGMSIPIYYDPMIAKLVVHGKTRTEAITKMLDAIKQYKIEGVSTTLPFGTFVFEHDAFFSGNFDTHFVKNYYTPELLKERQEADAKLAAIIALHHYLQQQQVLQPVNNKTTSWKRRLAH; this is translated from the coding sequence ATGCGAAAAATACTGGTAGCCAACCGTGGCGAAATTGCCCTGCGCATCATGCGTACCATTCGTAAAATGGGCATTAAAGCTGTAGCCGTATACTCCGAAGCCGACCGCAATAGTCCGCATGTACGCTATGCCGACGAAGCGGTTTGTTTGGGCCCCGCACCCAGCAATCAATCGTACCTCAACGGCGATAAAATCATTGCCATTTGCAAAGAGCTCGGTGTAGATGGCATTCACCCCGGCTATGGTTTTTTGAGTGAGAATGCCGACTTCGCCCAAAAGGTAACAGAGGCAGGCATTGAGTTCATTGGCCCTACGCCCGAAGCCATGCGCATTATGGGCAGCAAGCTGGCTGCCAAAGAAAGTGTGAAGCAGTACAACATACCCATGGTACCCGGCATTGATAAAGCCATTGAAGATGTGCAGCTGGCAAAAGAAGTAGCTGATCAGATTGGTTATCCCATACTCATCAAAGCATCGGCTGGTGGTGGCGGCAAGGGCATGCGCATTGTAGAACGCCCCGAAGACATGCAGGAGCAAATGGAGCGGGCCATCAGCGAAGCCACCTCTTCCTTTGGCGATGGGTCGGTGTTTATTGAAAAATACGTGAGTTCACCCCGCCACATAGAAGTGCAGGTGGTGGCCGATAAATACGGCAACGTGATTCACGGACTCGAACGGGAATGCAGCATACAACGACGCCACCAGAAAGTGGTGGAAGAAACACCCAGTGCTATTGTAACTCCAGAAATGCGGGAGAAAATAGGACAGGCTGCGGTGATGGTGGCCAAGAGTTGTGACTACGTAAGCACCGGCACGGTTGAGTTTTTGGTAGATGACCAACGCAATTTTTATTTTCTGGAAATGAACACCCGCCTGCAGGTGGAGCACCCCGTGAGTGAAATGATTATCGGGCTCGATTTGGTGGAGCAACAAATCCGCATTGCAAGGGGCGAAGTGTTGGGCATTACCCAAGCAGATATCAAAGCCAATGGACATGCCATAGAACTGCGGGTGTATGCCGAAGATCCGCTCAACAATTTTATGCCCTCCATTGGTACGCTTACCCGCTACGAAAAGCCCGTGGGCGAAGGCATACGGGTAGATGACGGCTACGAAGAAGGCATGAGCATTCCCATTTACTACGACCCCATGATTGCCAAGCTGGTAGTGCATGGTAAAACCCGTACAGAAGCCATCACCAAAATGCTGGATGCCATCAAGCAATACAAAATAGAAGGGGTGAGTACCACGCTGCCATTCGGCACATTTGTGTTTGAGCATGATGCGTTTTTCTCGGGCAACTTCGATACGCATTTTGTAAAAAACTACTACACCCCTGAGCTGCTAAAAGAGCGGCAGGAAGCCGATGCTAAATTGGCGGCCATTATTGCGCTGCATCATTACCTGCAACAGCAGCAGGTATTGCAACCGGTCAACAACAAAACGACCAGCTGGAAACGCCGCCTGGCGCATTGA